The sequence below is a genomic window from Arthrobacter sp. U41.
GCGGCGCAGCTGGCCGCCTCCGGGGACACTGTGCTCCTGGCCCCGGCGGCTGCGTCCATGGATCAGTTCTCTTCCTACGCTCACCGTGGCGACGCCTTCATCGAAGCTGTCCGCGAGCTCGTGGAAGGGCAGGCTCAGACCAGCGAGGAGTAACAATGGTCAGCACGCCCACACGTAACCCCGCGGCCACACCGGCCGCCGGAAAGCCGCCCGCCGCGAAGGCGCCGGCAGCGGCACCTTCGGCGCCCGGGACACCCAAAGGCCCGCAACGGGCCGGCCGTAAGATTCGGGGCTGGTACCGGGGATTCTGGTCTGCCCTGGAAGGCTCGGGCAAGTCCCGCAACGGCTCCACGTACTACCTCATCCTGGGCTCCACGCTTGCGCTGACGGCGATCGGCATCCTGATGGTGCTCTCCGCGTCCAGCGTTGAGGCCATCGCCGCGGGGGAGTCGCCCTACACCGCCGCCCTGAAGCAGGGGACGTTCGCCGGGCTCGGCCTGTTCAGCATGTTCCTGCTCTCCCGGGTCAACGTGGTCTGGCTCAAGCGCGGCGCCTGGATCGCCATCATCGTGGCGTTCGCGCTGCTGGTGCTGGTGCTGCTCGTCGGCCGCAGCGCCCTCGGCAACCAGAACTGGATTGACGTCGGACCCTTCACCTTCCAGCCCTCCGAGGCCGCCAAACTGGCGCTTGCGCTGTGGATGGCCACGGTGCTGGACCGCAAGGCCAAGCTGCTGTCCCAGGCCAAGCACGCCCTGATCCCCGTAGTGCTCCCGGGAGCCGCCGGCGTGATCGGACTCATCCTGATGGGCAACGACCTCGGCACCGCCATGATCGTCATGATGATCACGGCGGCCGCACTGTTCTTCGCCGGGGTGCGGCTGTACCTGTTCGGCATCGCCGGGGTCTTCCTCGCCGCGGGCACGGCCGTCCTGGCCATCACCAGTCCCAACCGGGTCTGCCGCATCCTGTCCTGGACCGGCCAGACCTGCGCGGACGGCTCCGACCTGAACTACCAGTCCACCAACGGGCTGTACGGGCTCGCCTCCGGCGGATGGTTCGGGGTGGGGCTCGGCCAGAGCCGGCAGAAGTACAGCTGGATCCCGGAAGCCCACAACGACTTCATCTTCGCCATCATCGGCGAGGAACTCGGGCTGGTCGGAACCTTCGTGGTGCTGGTCCTCTTCGCCATCCTCGGCACCGCCATCTACCGCGTTGTCGTCGCGCAGAAGGACATGTTCCACCGCGTCCTGGCCGGCACCATCATGGTGTGGCTGCTCGGCCAGGCAACGGTCAACATGGCCGTGGTCACCGGCCTGGCCCCCGTGGTCGGCATCCCGCTGCCGTTCATTTCCTACGGCGGCTCGGCGCTGCTCATGTCGCTGTGCGCGATCGGCGTAGTCTTGTCCCTGGCCCGGGCACAGATGGCGCCCGGCCTCCGGCCGAAGCGTCTGTTCAGGTTCGGACCGGCCGGACTGGCGGCCACCCTGCGGAAGCGGTCCGCTGCCCATGGCACAGCCACGAAAGAAGACACGAAGGACGCCAGGAACGCAGCCAGGCGCCCGGCCGGCAGCACCGGCAAAAACCCGGCCCGGAACGCAGCCAAAGCCGCCACGGCTTCCGCGCCCGCGCCCGCCACCGGCCGGAAGGCCCCCGTGGACACCGGGGCCCCCCGGGCACCGGGCACCCGGACACCCGGCTCCAGAACCCCCGCCCCCAGCAATCCTGCACGAAAGCGTAAATAGGCCTCCATGAACACCGAGTCGTCAATCTCCGTCGTCCTCGCCGGCGGCGGAACAGCCGGGCACATCAGCCCGCTCCTGGCCATCGCGAACGCCCTCCGGGAGGCCCGCCCCGGGATGCGGCTGCTCGCCGTGGGAACACCGGCCGGGATGGAAACCCGGCTGGTCCCGGCCGCCGGGCTGGACCTCGCCACGATCAGCAGGGTCCCGTTCCCGCGCAGGCCCTCGCTGGAGATGCTGCGGCTGCCCGGCCGGCTGGCCGGCGCCGTGAAACAGGCCGGAGTGATCCTCGACGAAGCCAAAGCCGACGTCCTGGTCGGCGTCGGAGGCTATGTCTGCACGCCGATGTACCTCGCCGCCTGGCGCCGGAAGATCCCCATTGTCATCCACGAGGCGAACACCCGCCCGGGACTGGCCAACCGGGTGGGCGCACTGCTCGGCGGACACGTCGCCGTGGCTTTCGCCGCCACCAGGCTCGGCGCCTCCCGGCACGTCGGCATGCCGATGCGCCGGGAAATCTCCAGCCTGGACCGGAGCGCAGCCCGGGCCGAAGCCAGGGCGGGCCTCGGACTGGACCCGCAGCGTCCGGCCCTGGTTGTCACCGGAGGTTCCTCGGGCGCCCAGAGCATCAACCGCACCATCGCGGCTTCGCTCGGCCTGCTCGCGGACGCCGGCATCCAGACCCTGCACATCACCGGACGCGGCAAGGCGGTCCAGGACGCCGACGGCAGGCCCCTCGCGGCCCCCGGCTACCAGCAGCGCGAGTACGTGGACAGAATGGAAACGGTCTACGCCGCGGCCGATCTGCTGCTCGCCCGCTCCGGCGCCGCCACGGTCTGCGAGGTCGCCGCCGTCGGGCTTCCGGCCGTCTTCGTTCCGCTGCCCGTCGGAAATGGCGAACAGGCGCTGAACGCCGGCGGACTCGTCGCGGCCGGAGGCGCCCTGACCGTGGAGGACGGAGCGTTTTCGCCCGAGTGGGTCCGCGGGCAGATCATCCCGCTGCTGCAGGACCCGGACCGGCTCGCCCGGATGGCGGCCAGCGCCGAACAGCTCGGCATCCGGGACGCCGACCAGCGCATGGCCAGTCTCGTCCTTGAAACGGTGGCGTCTGCGAAGGCAAAGCCCGTAAAGCCCAGCAGGAAGTGGTAGCGGAATGACCCAGCCCGAACACCAGCACAGCTCCACGGACGCCCGCACCGGGCAGTCCCTCGGCCGGATGCACTTCATCGGCATCGGCGGCGTGGGAATGTCCGCCGTCGCCCGCATCATGGTGGCCAGAGGCCTGCCGGTCAGCGGCTCCGACGCCAAGGACCTGCCGGTCATGGCCGACCTGGCGGCGGCCGGGGCGCGGATCTGCGTCGGCTACGACGCCGCCAACCTGGGCGACGCGCAGAGCGTGGTCGCCGGCTCCGCCATCCGCCCGGACAACCCCGAGCTGGCCGCGGCCCGGGCTGCCGGGCTGCCCGTACTCCACCGCTCGGAGGCCCTGGCGGCCGCCATGGCGCAGGACACCGCCGTGACCGTCGCCGGCACGCACGGCAAGTCCACCACGACGTCGATGATCACCGTCCTGCTGCAGGGCGCGGGGCTTGACCCGTCCTTCGCCATCGGCGCGAACGTCCCGGCGCTGGGCGTCAACGCCGCCAGCGGCAGCTCGCCGGTTTTCGTCGCGGAAGCCGACGAATCCGACGGCTCGTTCCTGAACTACCGCCCGCAGATCGCGGTCGTGACCAACGTCGAACCGGACCACCTCGACTACTACGGCACCGCCGAGGCCGTCTACGCCTCCTTCGACCGGTTCGCCGCCCTGCTCCCGGCCGACGGTGTGCTGGTGGCCTGCGCGGACGACGCCGGAGCCAGGGCCCTGGCCACACGGACCCTCGAGCGCGGCAACACCCGCGTTGTGCTCTACGGCACCAGCGCCGACGCCCAGTTCGTGCTGCACGACGGCGGCCCGGGGGACGTCGCGATCACCACCCCCGCCGGACGCTTCCCCCTCGATCTGCACGTTCCCGGGCGGCACAATGCCCTCAACGCGGCGGCTGCCTTCGCCGTCGCGCTGGAACTTGGCGTGGACCCCGCCGTTGCCGCCGGCGCCCTGGCCAACTTCACCGGGGCCTCCCGGCGCTTCGAATTCAAGGGCGAGGGCGGCGGCGTCCGGGTCTACGACGACTACGCCCACCACCCCACGGAAGTGCGGGCAGCCCTGTCCGCGGCGCGGTCGGTGGCCGGCGGCCACAAGCTGCACGTCCTCTTCCAGCCGCACCTGTTCTCCCGGACCCGGGAATTCGCCGCAGAGTTCGCCGCGGCGCTCAACGCCGCCGATACCGCACTGGTCCTGGACATCTACCCCGCCCGCGAAGACCTGATTCCCGGCGTCACCAGCCAGTTGATCGCGGCGCACCTGGGCGCCGGCGGCCGGCTCGTCGGGCCGGGTGAGGAGGCTGTGCAGTCCATCGTGTCCGCCGCCGCGCCCGGGGACATCGTGCTCACGGTCGGCGCCGGCGACGTCACGGCCTACGGCCCGCTGATCGTGGCGGCCCTGAACGGCGGAGCCGCCGGTGCCTAGCACCCGGCGCCCCAGCTACCGGACGGGCACACGCCGGCCGGCGGCGGGCGGGGTCTCCCCGTCCTCCGACGTCATCTCCGCGTCCAAGGACGGCGGCCCCACCGGCGGCGCAGCCGCGACGGTAACCCCGGCGGCCCGGGACAACGTGCTGTCCTTCCCCGAACCCAAGGCCAAGCGGCGCCGGCGCATCCGCCAGGGCATCATCGGGTCCCTGGCCGTGCTGGTCGCGGGGCTCATCGCCGCGGCGGTCTACTCACCGGTCCTGGCGGTGCAGACGGTCACCGTGGAAGGCACCAGACTGCTCACTGCTGAGCAGGTCCAGTCGGCCCTGGAACCGCTGCAGGGCAAGCCCCTGCCGCAGATCAGCGACGGGGACGTCACGGCGCTGCTGCAGCCTCTGGTCCAGGTCAAGGAAGTCAGCACCCAGGCCCGCCCGCCCTCGACGCTGCTGGTCAAGGTGACCGAACGCGTGCCGGTGGCCCTGGTCAGGCAGGGCGACGCGCACCAGCTGGTCGACGCCGACGGCGTGAAACTCAGCGACACCGCCGATCCGGCCTCGATTCCGCTTCCGGTCATCGACGGCGGAGGCGGCACCCTGCCCAAGGACCTGTTCCATGCCATCACCGGGGTCCTGGGGGCACTGCCCGCGGATGTGCTCGCCCGGCTCTCCAACGCATCGGCCAAATCGGTGGATGCCGTGGAGCTCAAACTGGTGGACGGCCAGACGATCGTCTGGGGCAACGCGGGGGAGAAGGAGCTCAAGGCAAAGGTGCTCGAGGCCCTGCTGAAGGCCCCCGCGGACCCGAAGAATCCGGTCCGGGTCTACGATGTCAGCGTGCCCCGGCACCCGGTCACCCGATAGCCGTAAATCACTTGGCCGGGAGCCAGTTTGCCGCCAATACCGCGACACGCGGGCCCGGTAATTGAATGTCCTCCGCATAGGAAATAGCGTCACTGCATGAGTTACTTGACATAACTATAACCTTCAAGTCGAAGGTTAGGGTTCCAAGGTTCAAGTCCGACTCCATCAGTTTTCGCAATAGAACACGAACAAGGGACACGTAACGTGGCAGCTCCGCAGAATTACTTGGCCGTCATCAAGGTCGTCGGCATCGGCGGCGGTGGCGTGAACGCAGTCAACCGCATGATCGAGGTCGGTCTTCGCGGCGTCGAATTCATCGCCGTCAACACCGACGCACAGGCGCTGTTGATGAGCGATGCCGACGTCAAGCTCGATATCGGGCGTGAGCTGACGCGCGGCCTGGGTGCCGGTGCGAACCCGGAGGTCGGCCGGCAGGCCGCAGAGGACCACGCCGAGGAAATCGAAGAGGTCATCCGCGGCGCAGACATGGTCTTCGTCACCGCCGGCGAAGGCGGCGGCACCGGTACCGGCGGCGCGCCCGTCGTCGCCAGGATCGCCCGCTCGCTCGGCGCGCTGACCATCGGCGTCGTCACCCGCCCCTTCACCTTCGAGGGCCGCCGCCGCGCCGGCTCCGCCGAGGCCGGCATTGACGCCCTCCGCGACGAGGTCGACACGCTGATCGTCATCCCGAATGACCGGCTGCTGTCCATCAGCGACCGCAACGTCTCCGTCCTGGACGCGTTCCGCTCCGCCGACCAGGTCCTGCTGTCCGGTGTCCAGGGCATCACCGACCTGATCACCACCCCCGGCCTGATCAACCTTGACTTTGCAGACGTCAAGTCCGTCATGCAGGGCGCAGGCTCCGCCCTGATGGGCATCGGCTCGGCACGCGGTGAAGACCGCGCCGTCAAGGCGGCCGAGCTCGCCATTGCCTCCCCGCTGCTTGAAGCTTCGATCGACGGCGCCCACGGCGTCCTGCTGTCCATCCAGGGCGGCTCGGACCTCGGACTCTTCGAGATCAACGAGGCTGCCCGCCTGGTCCAGGAAGTCGCCCACCCCGAGGCCAACATCATCTTCGGCGCGGTCATCGACGATGCCCTCGGCGACGAGGCCCGCGTGACGGTCATCGCAGCAGGCTTCGACGACGTCAAGGCCACCTCCCCGTCGATGGACCAGTCCCTTCCGCAGTCGGCACCGCAGCGTCCGGCGGCCCCGGCAGCAGCCCCCGCCCCGGCCCAGGCTCCGTCCTCGGCCCAGGTCCAGCCGCTGCACGCCACCGTCGGCGCTTCCGGTTACGGCGGCTGGGGCCAGCAGCGCCCGTCCGCAGTCCCGGCGGACTCCGGCTTCGACGCTGACCTGCCCTCGGTGGTGGAGCCGGACCTGTCCGGCCGCCACTCCGACGACCTGGATGTCCCTGACTTCCTCAAGTAGATCCTGAAGCACCATGGCACTGCCCGATGGCAGTGCCATGGTGCTTTCTCGTAGGATCGAAGTTCTGCAACCAAGTTTGGCAACGATGTGGGGTTTTGAGTGTTTTCGTGGCGGACGGAAGTCCGGCCCGGCGTCTGGGTGGCTTTCACCGACGCCGCTGCCGGCAACCTGGCGCTCCATGTCGGCGACGACCCGGCCGCGGTCCGGCGCCGGCGCGCCCGCCTCGAGGCGGCCCTGGGGCTCGGCGGCCGCAGCTTCCAGTACATGAACCAGGTCCATGGCAGCGAAGTCGCCAGCATCGGTGCCGCGGCCGCCCACGGCTCCGGAACCGGCGCCCCGGCCGCCGATGCTCCCACTGCGGGCGCTCCCACTGCGGACGCCCCCACTGCGGACGCCATGGTCTCCCTGGGCGAACCGTTGGCGGTGATGGTGGCGGACTGTGTGCCGGTCGTCCTGCTGGGGGAGCGGCCCGACGGGGAAACCCCGGTCCTCGCCGTGGTCCATGCCGGGCGCCCGGGTGTCGCCTCCGGCGTCGTCCCGGCGGCCGTGGCCCGCATGCTCGAACTGGGCGCCGCCGGGCTCAGCGCCTGGATTGGCCCGTCCGTCTGCGGAGGGTGCTACGAGGTCCCCGGGGACATGCGCGAGGACGTGGCCGCCCTCGTGCCCGCGGCCCGGTGCACCACGACCCGGGGCACCCCGGGCCTGGACCTGCCGGCCGCCGTCCGCAGCCAGCTGCGGGACGCGAGTGTCCGGGTCGAATACTCCGGCAGCTGCACCCTGGAAGACGAACGCCTCTTCTCCTACCGCCGCGACCGGCACACGGGACGATTCGCCGGGCTGGTGTGGACCGGCTCCGCGCCGGCCGGCGGCGGACTGCCGGATGAATGACCAGGTGAATGGCCAAGTGAATGACCAGGTGAATGACCATGTGACGGAGCCGGAGCCCGCAACCGGGCAGGCCGATCCCCGGCTGGAACAGCTCCGCGGTCGGCTCGCCGCCGTCCGGCGGCGCATCGACGGCGCCGTGGCGGCCGCCGGCCGGCAGGAGCGGCCGCCCCGGCTGATCGTCGTCACCAAATTCCACCCCGCAGAGGACGTGCGGAGGCTCGCCCTCCTGGGCATCACGGACGTCGGGGAAAACCGTGACCAGGAAGCCGCGGAAAAAGCCGCCGCGCTGGGCGCGCTGGGGCTCCACTGGCACTTCATCGGCCAGCTCCAGAGCAACAAGGCAAAGTCCGTGGTGAAGTACGCCCATGCCGTACACTCCGTGGACCGCCTGCAGCTGGCCGGCGCCCTGGCCAAGGCCATGGCGGCCGAGCAGGAACGCACCGGAAGAGCGCCGCTGGAGTGCTTCATCCAGGTCAGCCTCGACGACGACGCCGGCGGTCGCCGCGGCGGTGCCCTGCCCTCCGACGTCCCGGCGCTGGCCGAGCAGCTGGCCGGCTCGGCGGGACTCCGGCTGGCCGGGGTGATGGCGGTCGCCCCCTTCGGCAGCGATCCGGCCCCGGCGTTCGAGAAGCTCGCGGCACTGTCCGCGCGCCTGACCGCCGACCATCCCGGCGCCACGGGCATTTCCGCGGGGATGAGCCAGGACCTGGAACAAGCCATCCGCTTCGGGGCGACACACCTACGCATTGGCTCCGATATTCTCGGTCCGCGTCCGGCGTTGGGGTAGGTTCAACGTATTGGAAGGTAATGGCGGGGATTCCAAGGCTGCTAAGTCATTGAACGGCCCGCTGACAGACACGATTAGGAGTCGACCATGGCCGGCGCTCTGCGCAAGACAATGATCTATCTTGGGCTCGCCGATGGCGACGAACACCACGAGTCTGAGCACCACACATCGCACAAGGATGAGGACGATTCCATGGAGCATGACCGCGAGGAACGCCGCGCACCGGCGCCCGTCCGCGAGGCCCCCCGGGAAGAGCCCTACGCCGCCGAAGAGGAATATCGCGCACCTGTGACACCCATCAAGCGAGCGGCATCGAGCCGTGAAGAGCACACCGGACTCCGCCAGATCACCACGATCCACCCGCGGTCCTACAACGACGCCAAGATCATTGGCGAAAGCTTCCGGGACGGCATCCCTGTCATCATGAACGTGACGGACATGGGTGAGGCGGATGCGAAGCGACTCGTCGACTTCTCAGCCGGACTGGTCTTCGGACTTCGCGGCAGCATCGAGCGAGTGACCAACAAGGTCTTCCTGCTCTCGCCGTCGTACGTTGAAGTCATCGGCGATGACAAGAAGGTCAGCGAGACACAGGCGGCCTTCTTCAACCAGAGCTAGTCCACGATTTCGTCAGGGATGCCAGGCAGGGACACCCTGTCTGGCATCCGTGCTGAATTATCCGTGTTGAAATAGAGGCGTAACCATCAAAGAGGACACTGCGGTATCCGGAATGAACATGGAGATATGAGTTAGCTCATGGGAATTGTTTTCGGACTTGTCTATATCGCTTTGCTGTTGTTCCTGGTTGCCCTCATCATCCGGCTGATCTTCGACTGGGTGCAGATGTTCGCGCGGGACTGGCGGCCGCGCGGCGCGGCGCTCGTCACGGCCCACGCTGTGTATTCGGTCACAGACAAGCCCATCAAACTGCTCCGGCGGCTCATTCCGCCGCTGCGGCTTGGCGGAATTTCACTGGACCTCGGCTTCCTGCTCCTGTTCGTGGCAGTCACCATCGCCATGTCAGTAGCCAGGTTCCTGGTGGTTTCCCAGTCGATCGCGGCGTAGCCGGGCGGCGGACCCGGTCCGCAGCCCGAAACATTTAGAAACTCCGGTTTGACACTGCGGTGTTGAATTAGAGGAACCAGACCATATATAGGTACCGTAGTTTTGACGGCCGGAAGGCCTACTGACTAACTAGACCAACGAGGTGACCAGATGGCTTTGACGCCAGAAGACGTTGTCAACAAGCGCTTTCAGCCGACCAAGTTCCGCGAAGGCTACGACCAGGATGAAGTTGATGACTTCCTGGACGAGATCGTCGTGGAACTGCGACGCCTGAACCAGGAGAACGACGAGCTGCGCAAGAAGCTCGCCGAACTGGGCGCCGGCACGCCTGCCAGCTCCGCCGCCGCGGCTCCCGTGGTGGAAAAGGTTCCGGCACCCGTCAAGGCCGAGAAGGAAGACCGCGCCAAGGCCGATGCCGAGGCCAAGACCGCCGAAGCCGCCAAGGCTGCTGAAGTTGCCAAGAAGAAGGAAGCCGAGCAGGCAGCTGCCCCGGCACGCGTCGCCTCCACCCCGGCGGCCGAGTCCGCTGCAGGTCTGCTCGCCATGGCGCAGCAGATGCACGACAAGCACGTCGCCGACGGCGAGCAGCAGCGCGACAAAATCATCGCCGAAGCGCAGATCGAGGCCAGCAGCCTCGTCAACGACGCCCAGGAAAAGTCCCGCAAGATCCTCGGCGCCCTCGAGCAGCAGCGCTCCGTGCTGGAACGCAAGGTCGAGCAGCTCCGCGGCTTCGAGCGCGACTACCGTTCACGCCTGAAGGCCTACATCGAAGGCCAGCTGCGTGATCTGGATGCCCGGGGCTCCGTGGCGGCCCCTGAGGTCGAAGCCACCAGCTAGCATTAAGCACGTATTCTAAAGGCCGGTGGCTGAGGATTCCTCGGCCGCCGGCCTTTGCCATTAACCGCAGCTTCTGCCGGCGGCCGTGACCAAGCACCCAGCCCCCAGTCCCCGCACTGGCCCGTGAACGAAAGCCTTATGACTGACGCACCCTCCCCTGACGCCACGCAGCCCGCTGAGTCCGCCCAGACGGCGCCCCTGAAGCCGCGGCCGCCGCGGGTCCTGCTGCTCTCCGTGTTCTTCGGCCTGGCGGTGTTCGCCTACGTCTTCGACCAGCTGACCAAACTGTGGGTCACGGGCAACATGATCGAGGGGGAGAGGATCCCCGTGTTCCCCCCGCTGCTGCACTGGTACTACATTCGAAACTCCGGTGCCGCGTTCTCGATCGGGGAAAACGTCACCTGGGTGTTCACGATCATCATGACTGCCGTCTCGATCGCCATCCTGCTGCAGCTGCGGAAACTGGGCTCGCTCTGGTGGGCAATGGCGCTCGGACTGCTGCTCGGCGGTGCGCTGGGCAACCTCACGGACCGGCTGTTCCGCGAGCCCTCTTTCGCCATGGGCCATGTCGTGGACTTCATCCAGCTCCCCAATTTCGCGATCTTCAACATCGCAGACTCGGCCGTCGTGTCCTCCGTGGTGATCATCTGCCTGCTCACCCTGCGCGGGATCTCCCTGGACGGCTCGCACCAAACGAAGGACACCGCAAAACATGACTCCTAAGGACGCCGTGCCTGAGCGCAGGATGCCTGAAGACCTGACGCCCAAAGACCTGACGCCCACGGGCCCTGCGTCATCGTTCCGCTTTGTGGTCCCGGATGACCTCGCGGGAACCCGCGTGGATGCCGGGCTGGCGAAACTCATGGACATTTCCCGCTCCCAGGCCGCCACGCTGATCGCCGAAGGCAATGTCACCAGCAAGGACAAAGCGGTCGGAAAGTCGCTCAAGCTTGCCCCCGGCGCCGTGCTCGACGTCGTCGTCCCGGCACGCCGGGACCCCCTGGAAATCGTGGAGGAAGTTGTGGAAGGCCTGAACATCCTGCTGGACGATGGCGAGTTTGTCGTCATCGACAAACCGGTCGGTGTGGCCGCGCACCCCTCGCCCGGCTGGGTGGGGCCCACCGTCGTTGGCGCCCTCGCCGGCCTCGGCTACCGGATCACCACCTCCGGCGGGCCGGAGCGTGCGGGCATCGTCCACCGGCTCGACGTCGGGACCTCCGGGGTGATGGTGGTCGCCAAGACGGAGCGGGCGTACACGGCGCTCAAGCGCGCCTTCAAGGAACGCACCGTGGACAAGGTTTACCACGCAGTCGTCCAGGGCCTGCCGGACCCGCTGGCCGGCACGATTGACGCGCCCATCGGCCGCCACCCGGGCCACGACTGGCGCTTCGCCGTGATCGAGGACGGCCGGGACTCCATCACCCACTACGAGGTCCTCGAGGCGTTCGGGAAAGCCTCGCTGGTGGAAGTGCACCTGGAGACCGGCCGCACCCACCAGATCCGGGTCCACTTCGCGGCCCTGCGACACCCCTGCGCCGGCGACCTGACCTACGGTGCGGATCCCCGGCTCGCCGCCACCCTGGGGCTCACCCGGCAGTGGCTGCACGCCCGGCAGCTGTCCTTCGACCACCCCCGGACGGGTGAGCGGGTCACCGTCACCAGCGAGTACCCGCAGGACCTGCGCTACGCGCTCGAGGTTTTGGAGTCCGGACAGGCCTGAGCCGGCTGAGGCGGGACCCGACCGGACCTGTCCAACCGGGTCCCCGGCCGGAGTGCCGCACGGAAAGGTCGGTGCGCGGCACTAGAATGATTCGGTGACTTCCAGCAACGACTCGTTTGTCCATCTCCACAACCACACCGAGTACTCGATGCTGGACGGCGCCGCCCGGCTTAGTGAACTGTTCGACGAAACCGAGCGGCTCGGCATGCCGGCCCTCGCCACGACCGACCACGGCTACCTGTTCGGCGCCTTTGATTTCTGGAAACGGGCCACTGACCAGGGCATCAAGCCGATCATCGGCGTCGAGGCCTATGTCACTCCCGGGACCGCCCGCACGGACAAGACCCGTGTCCGCTGGGGCGAGGAGAACCAGCGCAAGGACGACATCTCCGGCGGCGGCGCCTACACCCACATGACCCTGCTCAGCTACAACAATGTGGGCATGCGGAACCTGTTCCGTGCCTCCTCGATCGCCTCCCTGGACTCGGTCTTCGGCAAATGGCCCCGGCTGGACCGCGAGCTGCTGAACACCTACTCCGAAGGGCTGATCGCCACGACCGGCTGCCCGTCCGGGGAGGTCCAGACCCGGCTCCGGCTCGGCCAGTACCGCGAGGCGGTCGAGGCGGCCGCCGAGTTCCGCGACATCTTCGGCGCCGAAAACTACTTCTGCGAACTCATGGACCACGGCCTGGATATCGAGCGGCGCGTCACCGGGGACCTGCTGCGGCTGGCCAAGGAACTGAACCTGCCCCTGGTGGCCACCAATGACCTCCACTACACGCACGAGCACGACGCGAAGGCGCACGAGGCCCTGCTGGCCATCCAGTCGGGTTCCACCCTGCTGGAGCCGACGTACGACAACGGCGGCTCGCGCTTCGCCTTCTCCGGCAGCGGGTACTACCTGAAATCCCCGCAGGAAATGCGGGAGCTGTTCCGCGACCACCCCGAGGCATGCGACAACACGCTCCTGATCGCCGAGCGCTGCGAGGTTTCGTTCAACACCGGCGCCAACTACATGCCCCGGTTCCCCTGCCCGGAGGGGGAGGACGAAACGTCCTGGCTGGTCAAGGAAGTCGACAAGGGACTCCGCTACCGCTACCCCCAGGGCATCCCGGACAAGGTCCGCACCCAGGCTGACTACGAGCTCGGCGTCATCACGTCCATGGGTTTCCCCGGCTACTTCCTGGTGGTGGCCGACTTCATCAACTGGGCCAAGAACAACGGCATCCGGGTCGGTCCCGGACGCGGCTCGGGCGCCGGCTCCATGGTGGCGTATGCCATGCGCATCACCGACCTCGATCCGCTGCACCACGGGCTGATCTTCGAGCGATTCCTCAACCCGGACCGGGTCTCCATGCCTGACTTCGACGTCGACTTCGATGACCGGCGCCGCTCCGAGGTCATTGACTACGTCACGCGCAAATACGGTGACGAACGCGTCGCGATGATCGTCACCTACGGCACCATCAAGACCAAGCAGGCCCTCAAGGACTCATCACGCGTGCTGGGCTACCCGTTCAGCATGGGCGAACAGCTGACCAAGGCGCTGCCGCCCGCCGTGATGGCCAAGGACATCCCGCTGGCCGACATCCAGAACAAGGACTCCAAGCGCTACAGCGAGGCCGCTGACTTCCGCCAGCTGATCGCCACGGACC
It includes:
- a CDS encoding polyphenol oxidase family protein — translated: MFSWRTEVRPGVWVAFTDAAAGNLALHVGDDPAAVRRRRARLEAALGLGGRSFQYMNQVHGSEVASIGAAAAHGSGTGAPAADAPTAGAPTADAPTADAMVSLGEPLAVMVADCVPVVLLGERPDGETPVLAVVHAGRPGVASGVVPAAVARMLELGAAGLSAWIGPSVCGGCYEVPGDMREDVAALVPAARCTTTRGTPGLDLPAAVRSQLRDASVRVEYSGSCTLEDERLFSYRRDRHTGRFAGLVWTGSAPAGGGLPDE
- a CDS encoding YggS family pyridoxal phosphate-dependent enzyme codes for the protein MNDQVNGQVNDQVNDHVTEPEPATGQADPRLEQLRGRLAAVRRRIDGAVAAAGRQERPPRLIVVTKFHPAEDVRRLALLGITDVGENRDQEAAEKAAALGALGLHWHFIGQLQSNKAKSVVKYAHAVHSVDRLQLAGALAKAMAAEQERTGRAPLECFIQVSLDDDAGGRRGGALPSDVPALAEQLAGSAGLRLAGVMAVAPFGSDPAPAFEKLAALSARLTADHPGATGISAGMSQDLEQAIRFGATHLRIGSDILGPRPALG
- a CDS encoding cell division protein SepF; the protein is MAGALRKTMIYLGLADGDEHHESEHHTSHKDEDDSMEHDREERRAPAPVREAPREEPYAAEEEYRAPVTPIKRAASSREEHTGLRQITTIHPRSYNDAKIIGESFRDGIPVIMNVTDMGEADAKRLVDFSAGLVFGLRGSIERVTNKVFLLSPSYVEVIGDDKKVSETQAAFFNQS
- the lspA gene encoding signal peptidase II gives rise to the protein MTDAPSPDATQPAESAQTAPLKPRPPRVLLLSVFFGLAVFAYVFDQLTKLWVTGNMIEGERIPVFPPLLHWYYIRNSGAAFSIGENVTWVFTIIMTAVSIAILLQLRKLGSLWWAMALGLLLGGALGNLTDRLFREPSFAMGHVVDFIQLPNFAIFNIADSAVVSSVVIICLLTLRGISLDGSHQTKDTAKHDS
- a CDS encoding RluA family pseudouridine synthase; its protein translation is MDISRSQAATLIAEGNVTSKDKAVGKSLKLAPGAVLDVVVPARRDPLEIVEEVVEGLNILLDDGEFVVIDKPVGVAAHPSPGWVGPTVVGALAGLGYRITTSGGPERAGIVHRLDVGTSGVMVVAKTERAYTALKRAFKERTVDKVYHAVVQGLPDPLAGTIDAPIGRHPGHDWRFAVIEDGRDSITHYEVLEAFGKASLVEVHLETGRTHQIRVHFAALRHPCAGDLTYGADPRLAATLGLTRQWLHARQLSFDHPRTGERVTVTSEYPQDLRYALEVLESGQA
- a CDS encoding DivIVA domain-containing protein, yielding MALTPEDVVNKRFQPTKFREGYDQDEVDDFLDEIVVELRRLNQENDELRKKLAELGAGTPASSAAAAPVVEKVPAPVKAEKEDRAKADAEAKTAEAAKAAEVAKKKEAEQAAAPARVASTPAAESAAGLLAMAQQMHDKHVADGEQQRDKIIAEAQIEASSLVNDAQEKSRKILGALEQQRSVLERKVEQLRGFERDYRSRLKAYIEGQLRDLDARGSVAAPEVEATS
- a CDS encoding YggT family protein; protein product: MGIVFGLVYIALLLFLVALIIRLIFDWVQMFARDWRPRGAALVTAHAVYSVTDKPIKLLRRLIPPLRLGGISLDLGFLLLFVAVTIAMSVARFLVVSQSIAA